Proteins from a genomic interval of Zingiber officinale cultivar Zhangliang chromosome 2A, Zo_v1.1, whole genome shotgun sequence:
- the LOC122040215 gene encoding heavy metal-associated isoprenylated plant protein 20-like yields MGALDHISEFCNVTETRNALRIRKRKPLQTVDLKVKMDCDGCERKVKHAAKSVRGVTSVVVNKKISRVTVTGHIEAKDVIRKITDAGKKAEPWPYVPYNLVAYPYAAGAYDKKAPSGFVRNVASASAPPSAPDVTYMSLFSDENPNACSVM; encoded by the exons ATGGGTGCGCTTGATCACATCTCAGAATTTTGCAATGTTACGGAGACAAGGAACGCATTGCGAATCagaaagaggaagcctctacag ACTGTTGATCTGAAGGTAAAGATGGACTGCGATGGGTGCGAGAGGAAAGTGAAGCATGCGGCTAAATCAGTGAGAG GCGTGACGAGTGTGGTGGTGAACAAGAAAATAAGCAGGGTGACGGTGACGGGGCACATCGAAGCAAAGGATGTGATACGGAAGATAACGGACGCTGGGAAGAAGGCGGAGCCATGGCCGTACGTCCCCTACAACCTGGTGGCGTATCCTTACGCCGCCGGAGCATACGACAAGAAGGCGCCGTCCGGTTTCGTCAGAAACGTGGCGTCGGCGTCGGCGCCTCCGAGCGCGCCGGATGTCACGTATATGTCCCTCTTCAGCGATGAGAACCCCAACGCATGCAGCGTCATGTGA